The Lycium barbarum isolate Lr01 chromosome 12, ASM1917538v2, whole genome shotgun sequence genome includes a region encoding these proteins:
- the LOC132621146 gene encoding CDK5RAP1-like protein has translation MASSLSSLSTMLSQPHCAVRIKFPRQYSVRFLSSKLVQVQSTSCRRSVALRRTFSVKISRNFSQCHSLPSKDQIPSLRDFIPKATTHTPSASDVQQEHAMISDVMPRGRIYHETYGCQMNVNDMEIVLSIMKNAGYTESVEVPENAEIIFINTCAIRDNAELKVWQRLNYFWFLKRQWKSNVASGRSQSAHPPKVVVLGCMAERLKDKILDADKMVDVVCGPDAYRDLPRLLEEVDYGQKGINTILSLEETYADINPVRISKNSISAFVSVMRGCNNMCSFCIVPFTRGRERSRPVESIVKEVAELWKEGVKEVTVLGQNVNSYNDTSGVENPAEPAVSWELSDGFSSMCKVKNVGLRFADLLDRLATEFPEMRFRYTSPHPKDFPDDLLYVMRDRYNICKSIHLPAQSGSSAVLDRMRRGYTRQAYLDLVKKIRGIIPDIGITSDFICGFCGETEEDHKDTLTLVETVGYDMAYMFAYSMREKTHAHRKYVDDVPEDVKQRRLTELIDAFRGSTGQFYDAKIGTLQLVLVEGPNKRAPDTELIGKSDRGHRVSFTIMPIPDNVDNNGKRSPKVGDYVEVHITKSTRASLYGEALAITKLSSFYNASHEEAVAFASRT, from the exons ATGGCGTCTTCCCTGTCTTCTCTCTCGACCATGTTAAGTCAACCTCACTGTGCCGTTCGCATCAAATTCCCAAGACAATATTCTGTCAGATTCCTTTCCTCGAAGCTTGTACAAGTTCAGTCTACCTCCTGTCGCAGGTCAGTCGCCCTTCGAAGGACATTCTCTGTAAAGATATCCAGGAATTTCTCCCAGTGTCATTCTTTACCGAGCAAGGACCAAATTCCAAGCCTCCGTGACTTCATACCCAAAGCGACTACTCACACTCCTTCTGCTTCCGATGTTCAACAAGA GCATGCGATGATATCTGATGTTATGCCTAGAGGTCGCATCTATCATGAAACTTATGGATGTCAAATGAATGTCAATGATATGGAAATTGTTTTATCTATCATGAAAAATGCTGGATACACTGAAAGTGTGGAAGTCCCAGAGAATGctgagataatatttataaatacttGTGCTATAAGGGACAATGCAGAACTTAAGGTTTGGCAGAGGCTCAATTATTTTTGGTTTCTTAAGAGGCAATGGAAGAGCAATGTTGCGAGTGGAAGGTCACAGTCCGCTCACCCTCCCAAAGTAGTTGTGCTGGGGTGTATGGCTGAGAGGTTGAAGGACAAAATATTGGATGCAGATAAGATGGTTGACGTGGTTTGTGGACCTGATGCTTATCGAGACTTGCCGCGCCTGTTGGAAGAAGTGGACTATGGTCAAAAAGGTATCAATACTATACTTTCACTTGAAGAAACTTACGCAGATATTAATCCAGTTCGCATCTCCAAAAATTCTATATCTGCATTTGTATCTGTGATGAGGGGTTGCAATAATATGTGCTCATTCTGCATTGTTCCCTTCACTAGAGGGAGAGAACGGTCTCGCCCAGTGGAATCGATTGTGAAAGAGGTTGCTGAACTCTGGAAAGAGGGAGTCAAAGAGGTTACGGTTCTTGGCCAAAATGTAAATAGCTATAATGATACATCTGGAGTTGAAAATCCGGCTGAACCAGCAGTCAGTTGGGAACTTAGTGATGGATTCTCCAGCATGTGTAAAGTAAAAAATGTGGGTCTACGGTTTGCTGATCTCCTCGATAGACTTGCAACAGAATTTCCTGAAATGCGGTTTAGATACACTTCCCCACATCCTAAAGATTTTCCAGATGATTTGCTGTACGTAATGCGGGATAGGTACAATATCTGCAAAAGCATTCATCTGCCAGCACAGTCAGGCAGCAGTGCTGTGCTTGATAGAATGCGTCGTGGATACACTCGACAAGCATACTTAGATCTTGTGAAGAAGATAAGGGGTATAATACCTGACATAGGAATAACCAGCGACTTCATATGTG GTTTCTGTGGAGAAACGGAAGAGGATCACAAAGACACACTAACCCTTGTGGAGACTGTTGGTTATGATATGGCATACATGTTTGCTTACAGCATGAGAGAGAAAACACATGCCCACAGAAAATATGTTGATGATGTTCCTGAAGATGTCAAGCAGAGGAGGCTCACAGAATTAATTGATGCTTTTCGCGGGAGTACAGGTCAGTTCTACGATGCAAAAATTGGTACTCTCCAACTTGTGTTAGTTGAAGGGCCTAATAAGAGAGCCCCAGACACAGAGTTAATTGGCAAGAGCGACAGAGGCCATAGGGTATCATTTACTATCATGCCTATCCCAGATAACGTTGATAATAATGGGAAGCGAAGTCCAAAGGTTGGTGATTATGTTGAAGTACACATAACGAAATCCACAAGGGCATCACTGTATGGAGAAGCACTCGCTATAACTAAATTGAGCTCATTTTACAATGCTTCACATGAAGAAGCTGTTGCCTTTGCCAGCAGAACTTAA